ATAATGAGGAGTCATTGCTATGCCTGAAAGCAAGTATCGTCAGCAGACTATCCGCGCGCCCAGAGGCACGGTATTAACGGCGAAAAGCTGGCTGACAGAAGCCCCGCTGCGGATGTTAATGAATAATCTCGATCCTGACGTGGCGGAAAATCCGCATGAGCTGGTGGTCTACGGCGGGATTGGCCGCGCGGCGCGCAACTGGGAGTGTTATGACGCTATTGTTGATGCGCTCACCCGGCTGGAGGCGGACGAAACGTTGCTTATTCAGTCTGGCAAACCGGTCGGCGTATTTAAAACGCACGACAACGCGCCGCGGGTATTAATCGCCAACGCCAACCTGGTTCCCCACTGGGCGACATGGGAACACTTTAACGAACTGGATGCGAAAGGGCTGGCGATGTACGGTCAAATGACGGCCGGAAGCTGGATCTATATCGGCAGTCAGGGAATCGTGCAGGGAACATACGAAACCTTTGTCGAGGCGGGGCGTCAGCACTATAACGGCACGCTGTCGGGACGCTGGGTGCTGACCGCTGGGCTGGGCGGCATGGGCGGCGCGCAACCGCTAGCCGCGACGCTGGCCGGGGCATGTTCGCTGACGATTGAATGCCAGCAAAGCCGCATCGATTTTCGTCTGCGTACTCGCTATGTGGATGAGCAGGCCGCCACGCTGGATGATGCGCTGGCCCGCATTACGCGCTATACCCGTGAGGGGAAGGCCGTATCCGTCGCCCTGTGCGCGAACGCGGCGGATATCCTGCCGGAACTGGTTAATCGCGGCGTGCGCCCGGACCTGGTGACCGATCAGACCAGCGCCCACGATCCGCTACACGGTTATTTGCCCTCCGGCTGGCGCTGGGAGGAGTATCAGAAAAA
The Salmonella bongori NCTC 12419 DNA segment above includes these coding regions:
- the hutU gene encoding urocanate hydratase, which produces MPESKYRQQTIRAPRGTVLTAKSWLTEAPLRMLMNNLDPDVAENPHELVVYGGIGRAARNWECYDAIVDALTRLEADETLLIQSGKPVGVFKTHDNAPRVLIANANLVPHWATWEHFNELDAKGLAMYGQMTAGSWIYIGSQGIVQGTYETFVEAGRQHYNGTLSGRWVLTAGLGGMGGAQPLAATLAGACSLTIECQQSRIDFRLRTRYVDEQAATLDDALARITRYTREGKAVSVALCANAADILPELVNRGVRPDLVTDQTSAHDPLHGYLPSGWRWEEYQKNAQSDPQGTMQAAKRSMAAHVRAMLAFSKMGVPTFDYGNNIRQMAKEMGVENAFDFPGFVPAYIRPLFCRGIGPFRWVALSGDPQDIYKTDARVKEIVAEDKHLHHWLDMARERIHFQGLPARICWVGLEWRQKLGLAFNEMVRCGEVSAPIVIGRDHLDSGSVASPNRETEAMRDGSDAVSDWPLLNALLNTASGATWVSLHHGGGVGMGFSQHAGMVIVCDGSDEAAARIRRVLHNDPATGVMRHADAGYDLAVECAVEQGLNLPMVAATQGKG